One Mycolicibacterium pulveris genomic region harbors:
- the cbiE gene encoding precorrin-6y C5,15-methyltransferase (decarboxylating) subunit CbiE — MIVVVGIGADGMAGLTPAARAELARATVVYGSPRQLGLLDHTVTAERREWPSPMMPALRTLLDDVDGDVHVVASGDPLLHGVGSTLIRLHGADRVTVLPHVSSVTLACARLGWPVQDTEVISLVTSEPHTAVRRGGAAVVLSRDGGCPAALARLLTDTGRGDSEMTVLEQLGGPAERLRSATARQWAAHPPQDVDDLNVIAVHYLPDARQFGVLPDDAYANDGQITKQPMRAITLAALAPRPGELLWDVGAGSGSIAIEWCRSGAGCRAVAFERDERRRKRITENAAAFGVDVDVHFDAPDAFAFVPAPAAIFIGGGLTQGGLLDACYERLPVGGRLVANAVTAESEALLVPWYCRLGGELRRYQTYRGEPLGGYTGWRPAFPVTQWSVTKR; from the coding sequence GTGATCGTCGTCGTCGGCATCGGCGCGGACGGCATGGCCGGCCTGACGCCCGCGGCACGAGCCGAATTAGCCAGGGCCACAGTCGTTTACGGGTCGCCGCGCCAGCTGGGCCTGCTCGACCACACGGTGACCGCGGAGCGGCGCGAGTGGCCGTCGCCGATGATGCCCGCCCTGCGCACGCTGCTCGACGACGTCGACGGCGACGTGCACGTTGTGGCCAGCGGCGACCCGCTGCTGCACGGGGTCGGCAGCACGCTGATCCGGCTGCACGGGGCGGATCGCGTCACCGTGCTGCCGCACGTGTCGTCGGTGACGCTGGCGTGCGCGCGGCTGGGGTGGCCGGTGCAGGACACCGAGGTGATCAGCCTCGTCACGAGCGAACCCCACACCGCGGTGCGGCGCGGAGGCGCGGCGGTGGTGTTGTCGCGCGACGGCGGATGCCCCGCGGCCCTGGCGCGATTGCTCACCGACACCGGACGCGGCGACTCGGAGATGACTGTGCTCGAACAACTCGGCGGGCCGGCCGAGCGGCTCCGCTCGGCGACCGCACGGCAATGGGCCGCGCACCCGCCGCAGGACGTGGACGACCTCAATGTGATTGCGGTGCACTATCTTCCCGACGCGCGGCAGTTCGGCGTGCTGCCCGACGACGCCTACGCAAACGACGGACAGATCACCAAACAACCGATGCGCGCGATCACGCTGGCGGCGCTGGCGCCGAGGCCGGGGGAGTTGCTCTGGGATGTCGGCGCCGGATCGGGCAGCATCGCGATCGAGTGGTGTCGCAGCGGAGCCGGTTGCCGGGCAGTGGCCTTCGAACGCGACGAACGGCGGCGCAAGCGCATCACCGAGAACGCCGCCGCGTTCGGGGTCGACGTCGACGTGCACTTCGACGCGCCGGACGCGTTCGCCTTCGTACCCGCCCCGGCGGCGATCTTCATCGGCGGCGGGCTCACCCAGGGTGGCCTGCTGGACGCCTGCTACGAGCGGCTGCCGGTCGGCGGCCGGCTGGTGGCCAACGCGGTGACCGCGGAATCGGAGGCGCTCCTGGTGCCGTGGTACTGCCGGCTCGGCGGCGAGCTGCGGCGCTACCAGACCTACCGCGGTGAGCCGCTGGGCGGATACACGGGGTGGCGGCCCGCCTTTCCTGTCACGCAGTGGTCGGTGACCAAGCGATGA
- the cobM gene encoding precorrin-4 C(11)-methyltransferase: MTVYFIGAGPGAADLITVRGQRLLSRCPVCLYAGSIMPEDLLALCPSDARIVDTGPLTLEEIVTELADADAAGKDVARLHSGDPSIYSALAEQCRRLDALGIGYEIVPGVPAFAAAAAALGRELTVPGVAQTVTLTRVATLSTAMPPGEDLRTLSTSGATLVLHLAAAQVDTIVPELLAGGYRPETPCAVVAFASWPQQQVVRCTLGELAERTHETGISRTAVIVVGDVLGAEGFADSYLYSSGRVRRGRH, from the coding sequence ATGACCGTCTACTTCATCGGCGCGGGCCCCGGCGCTGCGGATCTGATCACGGTGCGGGGCCAACGGCTGCTGAGCCGTTGCCCGGTCTGCCTGTACGCCGGCTCGATCATGCCCGAAGACCTGCTGGCGCTGTGTCCTTCGGACGCCCGGATCGTCGACACCGGGCCGCTGACGCTGGAGGAGATCGTCACCGAACTCGCCGACGCCGACGCCGCGGGTAAAGACGTGGCGCGGCTGCACTCGGGTGACCCGTCGATCTACAGTGCGCTGGCCGAGCAGTGCCGCCGCCTTGACGCGTTGGGCATCGGCTACGAGATCGTGCCCGGGGTGCCCGCGTTCGCCGCGGCGGCCGCCGCGCTGGGCCGTGAGCTGACGGTTCCCGGTGTCGCCCAAACCGTCACGTTGACCCGGGTGGCGACGCTGTCGACCGCGATGCCGCCGGGCGAGGACCTGCGGACGCTGTCGACGTCGGGTGCGACGCTGGTGCTGCACCTGGCCGCGGCGCAGGTCGACACGATCGTGCCGGAGCTGCTGGCCGGCGGATATCGGCCCGAAACACCCTGCGCGGTAGTGGCGTTCGCCTCCTGGCCGCAACAGCAGGTGGTCCGGTGCACGCTCGGTGAGTTGGCCGAGCGCACGCACGAGACAGGGATCAGCCGCACCGCGGTCATCGTGGTCGGCGACGTGCTCGGCGCCGAAGGGTTCGCCGATAGCTATCTGTACTCGTCGGGTCGGGTGCGCAGGGGGCGGCACTGA
- a CDS encoding cobalt-precorrin-6A reductase, giving the protein MRILLLGGTSEARALAAKLHPDVEVISSLAGRVPDPALPVGQVRIGGFGGVEGLRRWLRDNTVDAVVDATHPYAATMTAHAAQVCAELGVPHLLLARPAWDPGDAILVNSDTQAAKAVADQGFSRVFLTTGRSGIGAFAQLDAWFLIRAVTLPEAAELPRRHEVLLSRGPYRYDDELRLLREHRIDALVTKNSGGQMTRPKLDAAAALGVVVVMVDRPPLPAGVSTVDSVDDAAAWVGSTVRP; this is encoded by the coding sequence ATGCGAATTCTGTTGCTGGGCGGGACGTCGGAGGCTCGCGCGCTGGCGGCGAAGCTGCATCCCGACGTCGAGGTGATCAGCTCGTTGGCCGGCCGGGTACCCGATCCCGCGCTGCCGGTCGGGCAGGTGCGGATCGGCGGGTTCGGCGGGGTCGAGGGGCTGCGGCGCTGGCTGCGTGACAACACCGTCGACGCCGTCGTCGACGCCACCCATCCGTACGCAGCGACCATGACCGCACACGCCGCCCAGGTGTGCGCCGAACTCGGGGTGCCGCATCTGCTGCTGGCCCGCCCCGCCTGGGATCCCGGTGACGCGATCCTGGTGAATTCGGACACGCAGGCCGCTAAAGCTGTTGCTGACCAAGGCTTTTCGCGAGTTTTCCTGACGACCGGGCGATCCGGTATCGGGGCGTTCGCTCAGCTTGACGCGTGGTTTCTGATCCGTGCCGTCACCCTGCCCGAGGCGGCGGAGCTTCCGCGCAGGCACGAGGTGCTGCTGTCGCGCGGTCCGTACCGCTACGACGACGAGCTGCGGCTGCTGCGTGAGCACCGCATCGACGCGCTGGTGACCAAGAACAGCGGCGGGCAGATGACCCGGCCGAAGCTGGATGCCGCTGCGGCCCTCGGTGTCGTGGTGGTGATGGTCGATCGTCCGCCGCTGCCCGCGGGGGTGAGCACGGTGGACTCCGTCGACGACGCGGCCGCGTGGGTCGGGTCGACGGTCAGGCCGTGA
- a CDS encoding phosphotransferase family protein, whose product MTGIPRGPENVTPDWLGTTLGVDVAAVDVAPIGTGQTGATYRVTVTYATEQTALPKTFAIKLPAQDDAVRERVALGYRSEVEFYTDVADKVAIPVPVCFHSDITEDGTDFVLILADMAPAVQGDQIAGCSEQEARLAVEALAGLHGPTWCDGSWMQLSGIAMPKPGDEAAAAGMGEVCRMAAEITIDKLGHAMSAGDRETLTSAMALVTPWLMAEPDRFAVMHGDYRLDNMLFDPDHKRISVVDWQTVGIGLPARDLAYFTATSLLPEVRSTIEEDLVRRYHEALTGHGVTHYGLDTCWRDYRLGAVQAPVLTALGYAFASSTERGDEMILTMLSRGCQAIRELDTLALITA is encoded by the coding sequence GTGACCGGCATTCCACGTGGACCCGAAAATGTAACGCCCGACTGGCTCGGTACGACGCTCGGCGTCGACGTGGCGGCCGTCGACGTGGCCCCGATCGGCACCGGCCAGACCGGCGCCACCTACCGGGTGACGGTGACCTACGCGACCGAGCAGACCGCGCTGCCCAAGACGTTCGCGATCAAGCTGCCGGCCCAGGACGACGCCGTGCGCGAACGCGTCGCGCTCGGCTACCGCTCGGAGGTCGAGTTCTACACCGACGTCGCCGACAAAGTGGCCATCCCGGTCCCCGTCTGCTTTCACAGCGACATCACCGAGGACGGAACCGATTTCGTTCTGATCCTCGCCGACATGGCGCCCGCGGTGCAGGGCGACCAGATCGCCGGGTGCTCCGAGCAGGAGGCCCGGTTGGCGGTCGAGGCGCTCGCCGGCCTGCACGGCCCGACCTGGTGCGACGGCTCCTGGATGCAGCTGTCGGGGATCGCGATGCCCAAACCGGGCGACGAGGCCGCAGCCGCCGGGATGGGTGAGGTGTGCCGGATGGCCGCCGAGATCACGATCGACAAACTCGGCCACGCGATGAGCGCCGGAGACCGCGAAACCCTCACCTCCGCAATGGCGTTGGTGACCCCGTGGCTGATGGCGGAACCGGACCGGTTCGCGGTCATGCATGGGGACTACCGACTGGACAACATGCTGTTCGACCCCGACCACAAACGCATCAGCGTGGTGGACTGGCAGACCGTCGGGATCGGGTTGCCCGCGCGCGACCTCGCGTACTTCACCGCGACCAGCCTGCTCCCCGAGGTCCGGTCGACCATCGAAGAAGACCTGGTGCGCCGCTACCACGAGGCGCTGACCGGTCACGGCGTCACGCACTACGGCCTCGACACCTGTTGGCGCGACTACCGGTTGGGCGCGGTACAGGCCCCCGTGCTCACCGCGCTGGGATATGCGTTCGCCTCGTCGACCGAACGGGGCGACGAGATGATCCTGACCATGCTGAGCCGAGGCTGTCAGGCCATTCGCGAGCTCGACACGCTCGCGCTGATCACGGCCTGA
- a CDS encoding DUF2249 domain-containing protein, whose amino-acid sequence MTVNEVIVASTSADAEAAETVKNHHAELAGHLQALTETMLTAAERGTDFEPARAAAVQFLTGELLPHAAAEEDRLYPAAARTERARPLIEAMIAVHRIIAGLVDRIRTETSPVRAAAAGDALRVLFEAHLVDENERILPIVAADPDVSLAEALDGMHELLGGHHGAEGGHKCGCEHDDEEPVLDVREVPHSIRHATVFGAFDAVPVGSSMVLVAHHDPIPLLHQLHERTSGRIAVEYLERGPEAWRLRLARL is encoded by the coding sequence ATGACCGTCAATGAGGTGATCGTCGCGTCCACGTCTGCCGATGCAGAGGCGGCCGAAACGGTCAAGAACCATCACGCTGAGCTGGCCGGACATCTGCAGGCGCTCACCGAGACGATGCTGACCGCCGCCGAGCGCGGCACCGACTTCGAGCCCGCGCGCGCGGCCGCAGTCCAGTTCCTCACCGGCGAGCTGCTGCCCCACGCCGCCGCCGAGGAGGACCGCCTGTACCCGGCCGCCGCCCGCACGGAGCGGGCCAGGCCGCTGATCGAGGCGATGATCGCCGTACACCGCATCATCGCCGGCCTGGTGGATCGCATCCGCACCGAGACGTCCCCGGTGCGTGCCGCGGCGGCCGGTGATGCGCTGCGGGTGCTGTTCGAGGCCCACCTCGTCGACGAGAACGAGCGGATCCTGCCCATCGTGGCCGCCGACCCCGACGTGTCGCTGGCCGAGGCCCTCGATGGCATGCACGAACTGCTCGGCGGACACCACGGCGCCGAGGGCGGGCACAAGTGCGGCTGCGAGCACGACGACGAGGAGCCGGTGCTCGACGTGCGCGAGGTGCCGCACTCGATCCGCCATGCCACGGTGTTCGGCGCGTTCGACGCGGTTCCGGTCGGCTCCAGCATGGTGCTGGTCGCGCACCACGACCCGATCCCGCTGCTGCACCAGCTGCACGAGCGCACCTCGGGCCGGATCGCGGTGGAGTACCTCGAACGCGGGCCCGAGGCCTGGCGGCTGCGGCTGGCACGGCTCTGA
- a CDS encoding helix-turn-helix transcriptional regulator has product MVNSASPLGPAPAPPAAGQVPLSGQRLRVLEYVRAHAPVRTSDAAATLGLHSNTVREHLDALVDLGLVERATEPAVGRGRPAALYRPSPADPTLLARDYAGLATALAGHLARTSADPERDARAAGVEWGRELIEGSARSDGDQRKAVLDALTRLGFAPEDEGAERGVALRRCPLLDAARRYPAVVCQVHLGIVEGLLQSIDAPTGPGLDLIPFAEPGACRLFLPDPVVRPRD; this is encoded by the coding sequence GTGGTAAATAGCGCGTCGCCTTTGGGTCCCGCCCCGGCTCCACCGGCCGCCGGCCAGGTGCCGCTGTCCGGGCAACGGTTGCGGGTGCTCGAGTACGTGCGCGCGCACGCGCCGGTGCGGACCAGCGACGCGGCCGCCACCCTCGGGTTGCACAGCAACACCGTTCGGGAACACCTCGACGCGCTCGTCGACCTCGGCCTCGTCGAGCGTGCCACCGAACCCGCCGTCGGACGCGGGCGGCCGGCCGCGTTGTATCGGCCCTCACCCGCCGACCCCACCCTGCTGGCCCGCGATTACGCGGGCCTCGCCACTGCGCTGGCCGGGCATCTCGCCCGCACCAGCGCCGATCCGGAGCGCGACGCCCGCGCGGCCGGCGTGGAGTGGGGACGCGAGCTGATCGAGGGGTCCGCCCGCTCCGACGGTGACCAGCGAAAGGCCGTGCTCGACGCGTTGACCAGGCTCGGCTTCGCGCCCGAGGACGAAGGTGCCGAGCGGGGGGTGGCCCTGCGCCGCTGTCCGCTGCTCGACGCCGCCCGCCGCTATCCGGCGGTCGTCTGCCAGGTCCACCTCGGCATCGTCGAGGGACTGTTGCAGAGCATCGACGCGCCCACCGGTCCCGGTCTCGATCTGATTCCGTTCGCCGAACCCGGTGCCTGCCGATTGTTCCTGCCGGATCCGGTGGTGAGACCCCGTGACTGA
- a CDS encoding multicopper oxidase domain-containing protein, protein MNRSRWHLRVGAIVFAWLTALVAVALVHRSVPISGWLLVHLLGLGAAGNAILIWSRHFSDALLRRPPDPSRAGQAWRIAAFNAGAVAVVTGMLVGFWPAVLAGGVAVAAVALAHAVTLIRQLRAALPSRFGDTVRYYVAAAALLAVGAGLGIAMANAGLPGAIHERIVIAHAAINVFGFVGLSVLGTLVTLWPTMLRTRMADGVEVAARRGLPALVGGLGVAASGAVLGSPVLTAAGALGYLLAAGYVLRPHLDEVRRKRPSTFATLSVLCGVVWLLGSLSYAVVAFATAPTWAAVLDRAGLLTAPVLAGFLVQVLLGSLSYLITIVVGGRAAAIAATAELERGAPWRLAVANFALLLCVVPTPSLVRVAASVLVLVAYAAFLPLLVRAVWQARKYRDTPSTPGPPPSGPPVRHRLGVAAAGLGVVVLTAAAAVAVDPAAVGIADVPQSSVAATGQTTEVEVHIEGMRYVPDAIEVPAGNRLVVTLVNTGSDRHDLVLANGTRTGRIAPGETAVLDAGVVGSDLDGWCSVAGHRQMGMTMAVRAVGAAAPATHLGHHDQVAAESFTADDVARSLAARPEDGFAPHTAALAAAAPHHRITLPVTETEHEVSPGITQRLWTFGGSAPGPTLRGKVGDVFEITLVNDGTIGHSIDFHAGALAPDVPMRTIQPGERLVYRFTATKAGVWLYHCSTMPMSVHIANGMFGAVVIDPPDLAPVDREYLLVQSEFYLGPPGGEVDAAKVAADRPDLVVFNGYANQYDHAPLTAAVGERVRIWVLAAGPNRGTSFHVVGGQFDTVWAEGDYRLRPGPGGAQTLGLSAAQGGFVELGFDEPGHYPFVTHAMVDAERGAHGIITVAPAEG, encoded by the coding sequence ATGAACCGCAGTCGGTGGCATCTGCGCGTCGGAGCGATCGTATTCGCCTGGCTGACAGCACTTGTCGCGGTCGCACTGGTACACCGTTCGGTGCCGATCTCCGGCTGGCTGCTGGTCCACCTCCTGGGCCTGGGCGCGGCGGGCAACGCGATCCTGATCTGGAGTCGTCATTTCAGCGATGCCCTGCTGCGTCGGCCGCCCGACCCGTCGCGAGCCGGACAGGCCTGGCGCATCGCGGCGTTCAACGCCGGCGCGGTCGCGGTGGTGACCGGCATGCTCGTCGGCTTCTGGCCCGCGGTGCTGGCCGGTGGTGTCGCGGTGGCCGCCGTCGCGCTGGCCCACGCCGTCACGTTGATCCGGCAACTGCGCGCCGCGCTGCCGTCCCGCTTCGGTGACACCGTGCGCTATTACGTCGCCGCGGCGGCGCTGCTCGCGGTCGGTGCCGGGCTCGGTATCGCGATGGCCAACGCGGGCCTGCCGGGGGCCATCCACGAGCGGATCGTCATCGCCCATGCGGCGATCAACGTGTTCGGGTTCGTCGGGCTTTCGGTGCTCGGCACGCTGGTCACGCTGTGGCCGACGATGCTGCGCACCAGGATGGCCGACGGCGTCGAGGTGGCTGCCCGCCGCGGATTGCCCGCTCTGGTGGGCGGATTGGGTGTGGCGGCGTCGGGAGCGGTGCTCGGGTCGCCGGTGCTGACTGCGGCGGGCGCGCTCGGCTACCTCCTTGCGGCCGGTTATGTGCTGCGCCCCCACCTCGACGAGGTGCGCCGTAAACGGCCCAGCACGTTCGCGACGCTGTCGGTGCTCTGCGGTGTCGTCTGGCTGCTGGGTTCGCTGAGCTACGCCGTCGTCGCCTTCGCCACCGCACCGACCTGGGCTGCGGTGTTGGATCGGGCCGGCTTGCTGACCGCGCCCGTGCTGGCAGGGTTCCTGGTGCAGGTCCTGCTGGGCTCGCTGTCGTATCTGATCACGATCGTGGTCGGCGGGCGCGCCGCCGCGATCGCGGCGACCGCCGAGCTCGAACGCGGTGCGCCGTGGCGGCTGGCGGTGGCCAACTTCGCGCTGCTGCTGTGCGTGGTGCCGACGCCGAGCCTGGTGCGCGTCGCCGCGTCGGTGCTGGTGCTGGTGGCATACGCCGCGTTCCTGCCGCTGCTGGTGCGCGCGGTGTGGCAGGCGCGCAAGTACCGCGACACCCCGTCGACACCGGGACCGCCGCCCTCCGGCCCGCCGGTACGACATCGGCTCGGGGTCGCCGCCGCCGGGCTGGGCGTGGTGGTGCTGACGGCCGCCGCCGCGGTCGCCGTCGACCCGGCCGCCGTCGGAATCGCCGACGTCCCACAGTCATCGGTGGCCGCCACCGGACAGACCACCGAGGTCGAGGTGCACATCGAGGGAATGCGCTACGTGCCCGACGCCATCGAGGTGCCCGCGGGAAACCGGTTGGTGGTCACGCTGGTCAACACCGGGTCCGACCGCCACGATCTGGTGCTGGCCAACGGAACTCGCACCGGCCGCATCGCGCCCGGGGAGACGGCCGTGCTCGACGCCGGCGTGGTCGGGTCCGACCTGGACGGCTGGTGCTCGGTGGCGGGGCACCGCCAGATGGGCATGACCATGGCGGTGCGGGCGGTCGGCGCCGCGGCGCCCGCCACGCATCTCGGCCACCACGACCAGGTGGCCGCCGAATCGTTCACCGCCGACGACGTCGCCCGCAGCCTGGCCGCGCGGCCAGAGGACGGCTTCGCGCCGCACACCGCCGCGCTGGCGGCCGCGGCGCCCCACCACCGCATCACCCTGCCCGTCACCGAGACCGAGCACGAGGTGTCGCCGGGAATCACCCAGCGGCTGTGGACATTCGGCGGCTCGGCGCCGGGCCCGACGTTGCGGGGCAAGGTCGGCGACGTCTTCGAGATCACCCTCGTCAACGACGGCACCATCGGCCATTCGATCGACTTCCACGCCGGGGCGCTGGCCCCCGACGTGCCGATGCGCACCATCCAACCCGGCGAACGCCTGGTCTACCGGTTCACCGCGACCAAGGCGGGGGTGTGGCTGTATCACTGCTCGACGATGCCGATGTCGGTGCACATCGCCAACGGCATGTTCGGCGCGGTGGTCATCGACCCGCCGGACCTGGCGCCGGTCGACCGCGAATATCTGCTCGTGCAGTCCGAGTTCTACCTCGGCCCGCCCGGCGGCGAAGTCGACGCCGCCAAGGTCGCCGCCGACCGACCCGACCTCGTGGTCTTCAACGGCTACGCCAACCAGTACGACCACGCGCCACTGACCGCGGCCGTGGGGGAGCGGGTGCGGATCTGGGTGCTGGCCGCAGGGCCCAACCGCGGCACTTCCTTTCACGTCGTCGGCGGGCAGTTCGACACCGTATGGGCAGAAGGCGACTACCGGCTGCGGCCCGGTCCCGGCGGCGCGCAGACGCTCGGATTGTCAGCGGCCCAAGGCGGATTCGTCGAGCTGGGCTTCGACGAGCCCGGGCACTACCCGTTCGTGACCCACGCGATGGTCGACGCCGAACGCGGCGCGCACGGAATCATCACGGTGGCCCCTGCCGAGGGGTAG